From one Bacillus sp. FJAT-42376 genomic stretch:
- a CDS encoding response regulator transcription factor codes for MIHILVVDDHPAVREGTKAILEKDPEVVVDFMSPPFTLEAVENMDFNPYDVILMDLNLGDINGMELSRGIVDQNCGCKIILYTGYDVEDYFEEAIRMGIHGAINKAESKEKILAYIRHAINGEIILPYKYLQSILSQQKIKQTEHSLETECLNEREKAILQEVEKGHTNQEIADNLHLSKRSIEYSLTSIFNKLNVGSRTEAVLIAKSESIID; via the coding sequence ATGATACATATTTTGGTAGTCGATGATCATCCGGCAGTCCGTGAGGGAACGAAAGCCATCTTAGAAAAGGATCCAGAAGTTGTGGTAGATTTTATGAGTCCTCCTTTTACGCTTGAGGCTGTTGAGAACATGGATTTTAATCCGTATGATGTCATCCTGATGGATTTGAATTTAGGAGACATCAATGGCATGGAGCTATCGAGAGGAATCGTTGACCAGAACTGCGGCTGTAAAATTATTCTATATACAGGGTATGATGTGGAAGATTATTTTGAAGAAGCCATTCGAATGGGAATTCATGGAGCGATAAATAAAGCAGAATCAAAGGAAAAAATCCTTGCTTACATCCGTCATGCCATTAATGGTGAAATCATTTTGCCTTACAAATACCTTCAGAGTATTCTATCGCAGCAAAAGATTAAGCAGACGGAACACAGTCTGGAAACCGAATGCTTAAATGAGAGAGAAAAGGCGATTTTGCAGGAAGTGGAAAAGGGGCATACCAATCAGGAAATTGCCGATAATCTTCATCTGAGCAAACGCTCAATCGAGTATAGCCTGACTTCCATTTTTAATAAATTGAATGTAGGTTCCCGTACGGAGGCCGTTTTGATTGCGAAGTCGGAATCCATCATTGATTAA
- a CDS encoding HDOD domain-containing protein: MKVFIGRQPIFDRKGNLEGYELLYRNSKNNYFPDIDGNEATLNLILDSFLNMGINELSEGKPCFINFTEDLLRLGIPDYLDPKSVVIEILENIPVSAELAEICKSLKGKGYTVALDDFFIHQELINREAQEILYLADYIKVDLQKTSLSELREMMNYLKKYNLKYIAEKVETQEQFMETKELGCELFQGYFFSKPVILLSHDMPLNLLSYFKIIKELNEEEPRIDYVAHHIEQDLSLSYKLLKLMNSPAFRPSLSIQSIQQAIVLLGLTEIRKWIYIMSVRSFYRKNDPMMNEVIKLSLIRAKICEQIAVQTDRSHSSSYMLTGMFSMIDTLLHREMKDILDDLPLTQPIKDALSGTENDLLAVFKWSRKIELGEYDLPESGLSEEEAYDCYINSIHWAENLMEGTE; encoded by the coding sequence ATGAAAGTATTTATTGGAAGGCAGCCGATTTTTGACCGCAAGGGGAATTTGGAAGGGTACGAGCTGCTGTATCGAAACAGCAAAAATAATTATTTTCCGGACATAGACGGAAACGAAGCAACATTGAACTTAATATTGGATAGCTTTTTAAATATGGGGATAAACGAGTTATCAGAAGGAAAGCCGTGTTTCATCAATTTTACCGAAGATCTTCTCCGGCTGGGGATTCCTGATTATCTGGATCCGAAATCGGTGGTCATTGAAATTTTAGAAAATATTCCTGTTTCAGCTGAGCTTGCCGAGATTTGCAAAAGCTTAAAAGGCAAGGGCTACACCGTTGCGCTGGATGACTTTTTTATTCATCAGGAACTGATCAACCGCGAAGCGCAGGAGATTTTGTATTTGGCTGATTACATAAAAGTAGATTTGCAGAAAACCAGTCTGTCAGAGCTGAGAGAAATGATGAACTATTTAAAAAAGTACAATCTCAAATATATTGCGGAAAAAGTAGAAACTCAAGAACAGTTTATGGAAACGAAGGAATTGGGCTGCGAACTATTTCAGGGCTATTTTTTCAGTAAGCCGGTCATCCTGTTGAGCCATGATATGCCGCTTAATCTCCTGTCTTATTTTAAAATTATTAAAGAATTAAATGAGGAAGAGCCGAGGATTGATTATGTTGCTCATCATATAGAGCAGGACTTATCTCTCTCCTATAAACTCCTTAAACTTATGAACTCTCCCGCGTTTCGCCCATCACTGTCCATACAATCGATTCAGCAGGCAATTGTCCTATTAGGACTGACAGAAATCAGAAAATGGATTTATATTATGTCCGTAAGAAGCTTTTACAGGAAAAACGATCCAATGATGAATGAAGTCATTAAATTATCGCTGATTCGGGCCAAAATTTGTGAACAGATTGCTGTTCAAACCGATAGAAGCCACTCTTCTTCCTACATGCTTACCGGAATGTTTTCGATGATTGATACGCTTCTTCACCGGGAGATGAAGGATATTCTTGATGATCTTCCTCTCACACAGCCTATAAAAGATGCCCTGTCCGGAACAGAAAACGATTTGCTGGCTGTCTTTAAATGGTCAAGAAAAATCGAGCTTGGGGAATATGATCTTCCTGAAAGCGGTCTTTCAGAGGAAGAAGCTTATGATTGCTACATAAATTCGATTCATTGGGCAGAGAATTTAATGGAGGGCACAGAATAA
- the comX gene encoding competence pheromone ComX, giving the protein MQEIVNYLIENPDVLEKVVNGEASVIGLDKLDEALGLVEGLINSGRTLNLYWL; this is encoded by the coding sequence ATGCAAGAAATCGTAAACTATTTAATAGAGAATCCAGATGTATTGGAAAAGGTTGTAAACGGAGAGGCCAGTGTTATAGGGTTGGATAAGCTTGATGAGGCTTTAGGCTTAGTGGAAGGTTTAATTAACTCTGGAAGGACTCTCAATCTGTACTGGCTATAA
- a CDS encoding histidine kinase, translating to MNRSYNKLFLLIVGISFLMTFYFSYINYNYPYIGVGTAIKDGKVIVNIVESQTWASKVGLKNGDEIIEINGDSPFKHTVTVKYGMLEQIKDFKIINSDNEVKSYQIKGNFASLQNTQNLFLLIIPYTFYFLCLFCIYFVYKTNIRLNLKSALILNVFLLIISLAYFSSTGSSRGDQISRFINLVLFLSVPVSYLHFIYQYFVELGKKLFSVKYVVFGYLLVLSNLSYEIYIELFNIEFSPARIINLISFLLLIIMVFILKINGLRKIKYAPQAYFIKIIIITNVFSFLPFIVFYLVPYLLFDRYIFPPIVLAAFLLLIPFSLVYQFVATKIYDIEFLLGRIRYYTLLAIIPTLAIVGFMLFLNTDSKSEYIPESLESTFTPIKLSAFVFLLMLLVFYFKEIVDFRFKLRRFSEKYNYQDSIFKYTNEIRKANKLNQLIDILKKIIIDVLLVNKLYFIEVNKEGKLISTDFFDKDGDVDDHLPFVSEVVTEIGKIHEVDKGFLIHIGESKGHNYILLCLSSINTPKLTRDEISWLKALSFYTNVSLENFLKIEELMNHLETVQKEGTNPSWLTKLFFSIEEKQRSNLAKDLHDSVLQDLISLKRQCEVALVELEAAPAALKGQLEDMNHNMTKIIKTTRETCQELRPQLLYDLGLVKALNKLVSQYQEIADFEIRMNAGKFQPNTDLDVQLNLYRIIQELLNNANKHSHASNVLIMLVCIKDKIVLHYEDDGIGFDQSEISYSSESMGLSGITERVKALKGTLTIETSRGEGFKAVIEI from the coding sequence ATGAATAGAAGTTACAACAAGTTGTTTCTACTTATAGTGGGTATTAGTTTCTTAATGACTTTTTACTTTTCATATATTAATTATAATTACCCGTACATTGGAGTAGGAACCGCAATTAAAGATGGTAAAGTAATTGTAAATATTGTTGAATCTCAAACTTGGGCATCAAAAGTAGGCTTAAAAAATGGCGATGAAATAATTGAAATCAATGGTGATAGTCCCTTTAAGCATACAGTAACAGTAAAGTATGGAATGCTTGAACAAATTAAGGATTTTAAAATAATTAATAGCGATAATGAAGTGAAAAGCTACCAGATTAAAGGGAACTTTGCTTCACTGCAAAATACTCAGAATCTATTTTTATTAATAATCCCCTATACTTTTTACTTTCTTTGTTTATTCTGCATTTACTTCGTTTACAAAACTAATATAAGGTTAAATTTAAAATCTGCATTAATACTTAATGTGTTTTTGCTGATTATTTCATTAGCCTATTTCAGCAGTACAGGTTCTTCAAGAGGAGATCAAATAAGCAGGTTTATAAACTTGGTACTTTTTCTCTCTGTTCCAGTCAGCTATTTACATTTCATCTATCAATACTTCGTTGAACTTGGGAAAAAGTTATTTAGTGTTAAATATGTAGTCTTTGGATATCTTTTAGTTCTCTCAAACCTTTCGTATGAAATATACATCGAATTATTTAATATTGAATTCTCTCCTGCAAGAATCATAAACTTAATTTCCTTTTTACTATTAATTATAATGGTGTTCATATTAAAGATTAACGGATTACGAAAAATAAAATATGCGCCACAAGCATATTTTATTAAAATCATTATTATTACGAACGTATTTTCTTTTCTTCCATTTATTGTTTTCTATTTGGTGCCATATTTACTATTTGACCGTTATATTTTTCCTCCTATAGTTTTGGCAGCGTTTTTACTATTAATACCATTTTCTCTCGTTTATCAATTCGTAGCTACTAAAATATACGATATTGAATTTTTGCTGGGAAGGATCAGATATTATACTCTCCTAGCAATTATACCCACTCTTGCTATAGTAGGGTTTATGCTATTTTTAAATACTGATTCAAAAAGTGAATATATTCCTGAATCACTTGAATCCACTTTTACTCCTATAAAATTATCAGCATTCGTTTTTTTATTGATGCTACTTGTTTTTTATTTTAAAGAGATAGTTGATTTTAGATTTAAATTAAGAAGATTTTCTGAAAAATACAACTATCAAGATAGTATTTTTAAATATACTAATGAAATAAGAAAAGCAAATAAATTAAATCAATTAATAGATATTCTAAAGAAAATAATAATAGATGTGCTATTGGTAAACAAATTATATTTTATAGAGGTTAATAAAGAAGGCAAATTAATTAGTACAGATTTTTTTGATAAAGATGGAGATGTTGATGACCATTTACCTTTTGTTTCCGAAGTGGTGACTGAAATAGGAAAAATTCATGAAGTTGACAAAGGTTTTTTAATTCACATTGGAGAATCAAAAGGACACAATTACATCCTCCTCTGTCTCTCATCCATTAATACACCCAAACTGACAAGGGATGAAATATCCTGGCTTAAAGCATTGTCCTTTTACACCAATGTGTCGCTTGAGAACTTCCTGAAAATCGAAGAACTCATGAATCATCTGGAAACCGTTCAGAAGGAAGGCACAAATCCATCATGGCTGACGAAGCTCTTCTTTTCAATTGAGGAAAAACAGCGGTCGAATCTTGCCAAAGATTTGCATGATTCGGTTCTGCAGGATTTGATTTCACTGAAGAGGCAATGTGAGGTGGCGCTCGTTGAACTGGAGGCTGCTCCTGCCGCATTGAAAGGTCAGCTTGAGGATATGAACCATAATATGACGAAGATTATTAAAACGACAAGAGAAACGTGTCAGGAGCTTCGTCCTCAGCTGCTGTATGATTTAGGCCTGGTGAAAGCTTTAAATAAACTGGTGAGTCAATACCAGGAAATAGCAGATTTCGAAATCCGAATGAATGCCGGCAAGTTTCAGCCCAACACGGATTTGGATGTTCAGCTGAATTTGTACCGGATTATTCAGGAGCTATTGAATAATGCCAATAAGCATTCACATGCCAGCAACGTTCTGATTATGCTTGTTTGTATCAAGGACAAAATTGTCCTCCATTATGAGGATGATGGAATTGGGTTTGATCAAAGCGAAATCAGCTACAGTTCTGAAAGTATGGGGCTCTCCGGCATTACGGAACGGGTAAAAGCACTGAAAGGCACGCTGACAATCGAGACGTCCAGAGGCGAAGGATTTAAAGCAGTAATTGAAATATAA
- a CDS encoding polyprenyl synthetase family protein: MSFISTKEQAFFGQLTYLHGMIFADPDNRTEHLSDELHKLAAAVELYALSFDIFDDLEDQDNLSEPWMQIPMGEALNLATMMYSISLQMIAEMDRSGELTRMVNDYSIRAMEGQHEDLTGSAVTEEACLEMMKRKSGSMLAMSSMLGTVHSYGSKVPEVHEYTLQIGIAAQTENDFRDLFQLHKSDLTTKKNTLALLYLKREFNEASQEILQFIDKGIPFEEQYSDMKMYKDILFKSGVIHYLNVIKQIAIQKAITTMNRLPLSADRIEIIKSHLIK, from the coding sequence ATGTCGTTTATCAGTACGAAGGAGCAGGCCTTTTTCGGGCAGCTGACCTATTTGCATGGGATGATTTTTGCAGATCCGGATAACCGAACAGAGCATCTAAGTGACGAACTGCATAAACTTGCGGCCGCAGTTGAACTTTATGCGCTATCATTTGACATTTTCGATGATCTGGAAGATCAGGACAATCTTTCGGAACCATGGATGCAGATTCCGATGGGAGAAGCCTTGAACCTGGCTACCATGATGTACAGCATCAGTCTGCAAATGATTGCCGAAATGGACCGCAGCGGCGAACTCACCAGGATGGTAAATGACTACTCCATTCGCGCAATGGAAGGGCAGCATGAGGACTTAACGGGTTCGGCCGTTACGGAAGAAGCTTGCTTGGAAATGATGAAGAGAAAATCCGGCTCAATGCTTGCGATGTCTTCTATGTTAGGAACGGTGCATTCATATGGAAGCAAAGTACCTGAAGTGCATGAATATACCCTGCAAATTGGAATTGCTGCGCAGACTGAGAATGATTTCCGAGACTTATTTCAATTACATAAAAGTGATTTAACCACTAAGAAAAACACTCTTGCACTTTTATACCTTAAGAGAGAATTTAATGAAGCTTCGCAAGAAATCCTTCAGTTTATTGATAAAGGTATACCTTTCGAAGAACAATATAGCGATATGAAGATGTATAAAGATATCCTCTTTAAATCGGGGGTTATCCACTACTTAAATGTTATTAAACAAATAGCCATCCAAAAAGCGATTACAACTATGAACAGGCTGCCGTTATCAGCTGATCGAATTGAGATAATTAAATCTCATTTGATAAAATAA
- the degQ gene encoding degradation enzyme regulation protein DegQ, with amino-acid sequence MTQHKIEELTQILHQLEKEIRETKQSLQSINKSIDKYDKYAYVKVS; translated from the coding sequence ATGACACAGCACAAGATCGAGGAACTGACACAGATTCTTCACCAGCTTGAAAAGGAAATTCGGGAAACCAAACAATCCTTGCAGTCCATTAACAAAAGCATTGATAAATATGACAAATACGCTTATGTAAAGGTTTCTTGA
- a CDS encoding SIMPL domain-containing protein (The SIMPL domain is named for its presence in mouse protein SIMPL (signalling molecule that associates with mouse pelle-like kinase). Bacterial member BP26, from Brucella, was shown to assemble into a channel-like structure, while YggE from E. coli has been associated with resistance to oxidative stress.): MQYGGYMQVPGGQARDRKDHIMEVTGQGSAEANPDTALIQLGIVTESQDVKTAQDENKKRLEKAVNALYRQGIDKGDIQTISYNISPKYSFQDGKQTLEGYEVVNLLSVKTNQLDQIGAIVDTAVNNGINRVDRVQFQLENTQVYLEKALREAVKQGYEKAVVLTQSYQVSLQSVPVKVTEISKGSVPFEREASAFAASASSPSPVFPGSLTVSAEVRVQYRYG, translated from the coding sequence ATGCAATATGGAGGGTATATGCAGGTTCCGGGAGGACAGGCGAGGGACCGGAAAGACCATATTATGGAGGTTACCGGCCAGGGGAGCGCAGAAGCAAATCCTGATACAGCTCTCATCCAGCTCGGGATTGTGACGGAATCCCAGGATGTTAAGACGGCACAGGACGAAAACAAAAAAAGACTGGAAAAAGCAGTGAATGCTCTTTACAGACAGGGGATTGATAAAGGAGATATTCAAACTATTTCCTATAATATCTCCCCGAAGTATTCTTTTCAGGATGGGAAACAAACACTTGAAGGATATGAGGTAGTCAATTTGCTTTCGGTAAAAACCAATCAGCTTGACCAGATTGGCGCCATCGTCGATACAGCTGTAAATAACGGGATAAATCGGGTAGACCGTGTCCAATTTCAGCTTGAGAATACTCAAGTTTATTTAGAAAAAGCGCTGAGAGAGGCGGTTAAGCAGGGGTATGAAAAAGCTGTGGTTCTTACTCAGAGCTACCAGGTTTCCCTTCAGTCTGTACCGGTAAAAGTGACAGAAATTTCAAAAGGCTCTGTTCCATTTGAAAGGGAAGCCAGTGCATTTGCGGCGTCTGCGTCCTCCCCCTCCCCTGTCTTTCCGGGTTCATTAACGGTATCGGCAGAGGTGCGTGTTCAATATCGCTATGGCTAA
- a CDS encoding aldo/keto reductase family oxidoreductase yields the protein MERIQIAEDLSFTRIIHGLWRLADWNMSKEERLELIEQCLELGITTFDHADIYGSYTSDILFGEGLALKPSLRDKMEIVTKAGIALISENRPENRIKHYDTSKKHIVASAEQSLKNLQTDYIDVLLIHRPDPFMDPAEVAEAFTKLKQEGKVRHFGVSNFKHSQFHMLQSYLDFPLVTNQIELSAYQLENFEDGTLDLCQEMRIPPMAWSPLAGGQIFKGEDEKAKRLHPVLDKIGEQIGAKGIDEVLYAWLLAHPSNIMPIVGSGKVNRIQSAVNALDLKIDRQEWFDILHASMGHEVP from the coding sequence ATGGAACGCATACAAATCGCAGAAGACTTATCCTTTACGCGCATTATCCATGGATTATGGCGTCTTGCAGACTGGAATATGAGTAAGGAAGAACGTTTAGAACTAATCGAACAATGTCTTGAGCTTGGTATTACAACTTTTGACCACGCAGACATTTATGGTTCTTATACAAGTGATATTTTATTTGGGGAAGGGCTCGCGCTCAAACCTTCCTTGAGAGATAAAATGGAGATTGTTACGAAAGCAGGCATTGCCCTTATTTCGGAGAACCGTCCTGAAAATCGTATTAAACACTACGATACGAGCAAGAAACACATTGTAGCATCAGCAGAGCAGTCTCTGAAAAATCTCCAAACCGATTACATAGATGTCCTTTTAATTCACCGTCCAGATCCATTTATGGATCCGGCAGAAGTTGCGGAGGCATTTACGAAACTGAAACAGGAAGGAAAAGTCCGTCACTTCGGTGTTTCGAACTTTAAGCATTCCCAGTTCCATATGCTTCAGTCCTATCTTGACTTTCCGCTTGTAACGAATCAAATTGAACTGTCTGCCTACCAGCTTGAAAATTTTGAAGACGGTACGCTGGATTTATGCCAGGAAATGAGAATACCTCCAATGGCATGGTCACCTCTTGCAGGAGGCCAGATTTTTAAAGGCGAAGATGAGAAAGCAAAACGTCTCCATCCGGTCCTGGACAAAATCGGCGAACAAATTGGAGCGAAGGGCATTGATGAAGTACTATATGCCTGGCTGCTGGCGCACCCTTCAAACATTATGCCAATCGTCGGTTCAGGAAAAGTGAACCGCATTCAGTCAGCGGTAAACGCCCTGGATTTAAAAATCGATAGACAGGAATGGTTTGACATTCTTCATGCTTCAATGGGGCATGAAGTACCTTAA